The bacterium genomic sequence ATCCAGGGGCAGTGGTGGTTTGTTATGTCAACTCAGCCGTAGAGATTAAAGCAGAGTCAGATATATGCTGCACTTCTGCCAATGCAGTAAAAGTAGTAGAGTCAATTCCTCAAGATAAAGAGATCATCTTCATTCCCGATAAATGGTTAGGAGACTATACTTCCAGAATAGCCAAAAGAAGATTAATCTTATGGGATGGTTATTGTGCTACTCACCTGAAGATCTTACCAGAAAATATCTTACTTCTTAAGGAACGTTATCCAAAAGCTGAAATCATTGTTCATCCAGAATGTACTCGTGATGTAATAGAGATGGCTGATCAAGCCCTAAGTACTATGGGCATAGTTAAATGGGTCAAGGAATCAAAAGCCACGGAATTTATTATTGGAACCGAAAATGGCATCATCCATCGATTAAAGAAAGAAAACCCAGAGAAGAGATTCTTCCCAGCTTCAGTCTTAGCTGAATGTCCTAATATGAAATTAACTACCTTAGAAAAAGTTTTGTGGGCATTAGAAGAGATGAAATACCAAATAGAAATTGAGGAAGATATTCGCCTAAAAGCAAAGAAAGCCGTGGAGAGAATGCTTGAGATCTAATCAAGCAAAACAAGTTGGCTAAAAAACATTACTTGAAATCTCAGATTGTTGTTTATGCTCCTAATAGAATCTACAAAGAAAAAACCTTTAAATTTAAAAACTTACCAGTTGGTTAATTTGGTAGGGTTGTCATTATTTATTATCCTGACAATGATAGTAACCTATCAAGATATAGTCAGACTTATAACTTGAATAACAAACCAAGCAAAAAAGGTCCAGCCAAGAGGGAATAGAAATCTCTTGGCCGATAAGAAAAATATATCATGAAAAATAAATGCCAACATTAATGGCAACCAACGAGATTGAGCCTTAAAATTTCATGATCAAGGTTAATCCTTGTCAAATGAGGATACCTTGATCATTTCTATGGGTAGTTCTCTACCACAATACTTGCAAACTACGGCATTTTCTTTAATGATCTCTGTACAGTAGAAGCATGCTTTAGTGTATCCTTTAGATGCCAAAGGTGGAAGGACAATAATAACCGCTATAAGTAACGGAGCAATTACACACAAGAAAAACCACAAGATGGGGCTATGTCCCTTTTTTTTAGCGATAATACTTCCTACGATACCTACGATAATAAACAGAATAACAACTCTAAACAAGGAATTCTCTACTTTTCTTATGATTATTTGTTTATCTTCTCTCTATTTCACCTGCACTAATAAATGGCACAGCGCCACTACCCGTAACTTGGGGAAGTATTCCGTTCCATTTATCTATAGCTTTGAGGTTGGCCTCTATCTTTCTCAGTTCTATCAGGTCTGGTGTAATATTTACTTTCTGTAACCTTAATGACTCTGCCTCGGCTGTGGCTGCGGTAATCTTCTGCTCTGCCTCGATCTTTATCCTATCCAAGTCTCTCTTTGCCTTTAGGGCAAGTTGTTCTGCGGTTTGCTTTGACTCAATAGCTTCCGTAAATATCTCGGAGAAACTAAATGAGACAATAGAAAACGCATCAACGGCTATATTATACGCTAATAGTCTTTCAGCAAGTTCTTCTTTTATGGAATCGCTTACTGCTGCCCTCTTGGTGATAAGCTCTTCTGCTGAATACTTGGCTGACACAGCTTTCATTACCTCTTGTATGGCCGGGTCTATAATCCGTTCCTTGAATTCTATCCCCAGAGTTTGATAGACAATATTTGCCTTATCAGGTATGACATGATAGTTGAGCGCCACCGCTGAACTCACATCCTGAAGATCAGCCGAGGCAGATGCAGCATCTGTCCCTGTCTTCTGAACCTTAACATCCATCAGGACAACCTTCTGCATTATAGGTATCCTAAAATGCAGTCCTTCTCCAAGCACATCTTTCCCGACAGCGCCAAAATTAAGAACAATTCCTCTTTCGCCTGGCCCAACCATGGCCCATGGATGGAAAAACAAAAAGCCAATCAGAATTGCTCCAATAATTACAGCCAGCCTCATAGGACCTCCCTTCATTGCAGACTGCATGGCCTCCTTAGCCCTATAAATATCTCTTTCATCCATTATACTACCTCCTCTTTAAAAATTTTAGTTAACGGCTGGTGGATAAAAGAAGCCCAGCCCTTTTGACCTGTGGATTTTATATTTCGACATATTTCGATAAAATTCTTTTAAAATCACTGTTAGCTAAATTTAATTCTTTAATAATATACCAATGTTTAAATATTGTCCACTTAATTTTTTCTTTTGAGATTATTTTTGAGATTATAAGATCAATTCCTCTATCTATTTCCTCTGGTAATACTCTGGTAATAATTTTCATTTTGGCAGGCTGTGGCACAAGCCAAAATATTATTTGACAATTTCTATAAAAGCAATTACCATCTCATTTAAGTTAACTTATTTACTTTAAATTTACTTTAAAATTTTGTCTTTTAAAAATAAAGGGGTCTTTAATTGAAGGTAGTTCTTGCTAATTCAGTAGGCATAGATAAAGATGGTTATTATATTGTTCATTCTCCAAGTAGGTGGTCATTTTCTGCTAAAGATTATAAAGAGCAATTTACTTACTATCCATGGGAATTAGCTTACACTTCAAGTCTTTTGAAAAGAGAGACTAATAATAAGATTAAACTTCTCGATGGCTGCTTAGAAAAATGGGATTTTAAGAGATATCTTGAAGTACTTAAAGAAGAAAAGCCAGATTGGCTAATCATGGAACCATCGTCCCGGACTTATGATGAAGATTTGAGATTAGCTTTGGCTTGCAAAGAAGTGTTGGGCACAAAGTTAGTCTTTTGTGGTCAACATGCCATCGCTTATCCTGATGAAGTATTAAAAGCCGGGATTGATTATGTTGGTATTGGAGAGTATGAATATACTGTCTTAGAACTAATTCAAGGAAAGAATCCTTCTGGTATCCTTGGTCTTTATCCCAATCAGAGAAGACCTCTTTTAAACTTTAATACTCTTCCTTGGCCTGAAGATGATGATGTGGCCCGGATAAAATATCATGAACCAAATTGTGAATATCAAGAGATCCAACTATATGCCACTAGAGGATGTCCTTTGCAATGTGTCTTTTGTGTCTGTGGGAATCTTTACTATCTAAAACCTAATTGGAGACCACGAAATCCTAAGGAGGTAGTAGCTGAACTTAAATACCTTAGGAATAAATATCCCCAAATGGAAGGTGGGTTTTTTGATGAAGAGGTTCATAATGCTTCAAAAGCTTATATTCTTGAACTTTCTAAAGCTATAGTCGAAGCAGGATTAAATGACCTTCATTATACCGCTATGTGTGGTTATTGGAATCTCGATCAAGAAATGCTTGCTGCTATGCGGAAAGCTGGTTATTATAAATTAAGGATTGGCATAGAAACCGCCAGCGCTAAGATTGCTGAATGCATTGGGCTAAAAAGTAAGTTTAACATAGAAAGACTGTATCAAGTTTTAGAAGAAGCAAAAGAAGCGGGAATGAAGATTTACGGAACCTTTCTTTTTGGAGCCTTAGGTTCTATCAAGGAAGAAGACGAAAAGACCGCTCGTTTAATTCAAGACATAACCAGCAAGGATCTTTTATGTGACTTGCAAATCTCTATTTGCACCCCTCAACCAGGGACTCCTTTTTATAAGATCGCCCAAGAAAAAGGATATTTAATTAATGAAGACTTAAGAAAGTTTGATGGAGCTCAATCTGCGGTAATAAGTTACCCGGCATATTCCTCAAATGATATTTATCAAACTTTTCGTTATGCTTTTCAATGCTATGATCAAGGCTTAGAAGAAAGAAAGAGGATAAAATTCCTACCTAAACTAATAAATAATTTACAAATTCATCTTTTGGATAACATCAAGAAGGTTTTACTTTTACGATCTGGAAGAATGTGGCAAGTAAATTTGGGAATGGAAGCGCTAAAGAAGATATTTCCAGACTCAAAGATAGATATTTTATGCCAAGCAAATATAAAGAATGTGATAGAAGACAATCTTAATGTCAATAAGATTTATGTTTATGGAGATGGTTTTATCAACTTAGATACTTTTGATAAGTTATTGTTACCACAACTTACCAATGAAGATTTTGATTTAGTGGTCGTCTTGTATAATAATTCAACAGGAAGAGGTTTTCAAGAAGTAAATAGATTAGCTATGTCTTTAAATCCTAAAAAGATCATCGCTATTAATCCTGACGGAGAGATAGAGCAGGTGAAATAGTGAAAGTAAGTCTGGTGATTACCAATTGGAATGGAAGAAAGCTTTTAGAAGAATGTTTACCTTCTATCTTAAAGGTAGTAGACAAAGATAAAGATAGAGAGTATGAGGTATTAATTGTAGATGATTGCAGTCAAGACAATAGTGTAGAATTTATTAAGAGTAACTTTCCTTCCTTTAAAGTCCTTATCCCAGAACGCAATCTTGGTTTTCAAGGAGCTACTAATTTTGGGGTCTTAAATTCCAGTGGAGAAGTAGTCATTCTCTTAAATAATGATCTAAAAGTTAGAGAAGATTCATTTTTTCCCCTCTTGGAATACTTTAAAAGAGAAGATGTCTTTGCGGTAGGTGGAAAGTTATTTCAATTTGACGAAACTAGTTATTTAGCAGGAAACTATCGAATCATATTTAAAAGAGGTCATTTTAGTATATTTACTGCTCCCCAATCAGATACTTCTTATTATATTCCTTTTGTTTGTGGAGGGGCAGGAGCTTTTGACAAAAAGAAATTTTTAGAACTTGGTGGTTTTGACAACTTGTTCTATCCCTTATACTATGAAGATATAGATATCTGCTATCGAGCCTGGAAGAGGGGATGGAAATGTATTTATGAACCAAAAAGTTTAATGTTTCATAAACATCAAGCTACTATTGCTACTCAAGTAAAGAAGGTAAAATATTTATCAGGTTGCAATAATTATCTCTTTACCTGGAAAAATATGACTGATTTTAGTTATATTTTAGCTCACCTCTTTTTTGTCCCTTTATTTTTATTAAGAGACTTAATCAAAAGAAATTTTCGTTTTTGGAGATGTATATTTAAAGCCTTAAAGAAACTTCCTCAAGTCCTTCAAAAAAGGAAGAAGGAAAAGGGGCGAGATACACTTTCAGATAAAGAAGTATTAGCCCTTTTCGGCGCACCTTATCAAAATAATCTTTGATTATCTTCTTCTTTTCATCATTTGACGTCATTTTGGGGCGATAAATTTGTTATTCTTAAATGAGATTATGTACCTTTAATAACCCCACTATTTCTTGATAAACTTCTTCTACGGTAATTAATTGCATACATTTGGCAGAAGTAGGAGCATCAAGACATATTTTTCTATAACAAGGAGCACATTCTAAATCAGGGACCATAGCTTTACCTCGATTGTAGAAATATACTTCTTGGGCACAAGTAGAGCCAAAGATAGCTAAGACTAATCTCTTTAAAGCAATCGCAAAATGCATGGCAATAGAGTCTCCTGTAATAATAAGATGACAACTATTTACAATACCAGCAAACTGCATCAAAGTGTTATCGCAACCAGTGTCAATAATCGGGAAATCTACCAAAGATTTAATCTGACTATTTCTTTCCACCTCTTCTGGTCCGCCCAAAAGTAAGACCTTGGCTTTTAATTCTCGATGGAGTTTATTAGCCAAAGTCACATATCCTTCCAGTGTCCACTTTTTAGTAGCAAAGATAGGTCCACAACCAGTGTTAAGTCCGATCACTAAATCGCCTTCTTTTATTTCTTTACTTTTAATAAGATTTTGGCCATATTTTAAATCTTCGTCACTAACTGGTAAGATATATTCTTCACCTTGAAATTTTAAACCAATAGCTTCAAAGATAAACTCTTGATAACTTTGTTTATTTTTTTTAAACTTTAAGGGGTCATTAATGCCTAACTGGAAAGAATATTCTGCTTCTTTATTTAAAGGATAGATATTACCATGAGCTTCTAAACCATAGCCTAATTTTTCTTTGCTTTTAACGAGGCTGGCTAAACTTGTGGCTCCTGTATCTTTATCTAAGCAATATAAGATATCAAATTCTTCTACTTGTAATCTTAGAATTGTATTTAGGTCTAAGATGTACAATTTATCAATCAAAGGATTTTCTTTTAATAACTGAAAAGAAGCTTTATCGGAGACCCAAGTAATGTGACCAGGATCATATTTTTCTCGGAGAAGTTTTAAGAGAGGGGTAGTGCGAAGCACATCTCCCATGGCGCCTAATTTGATAATTAAAAGCCTTTTGCCCATAGGTTTGTAATTTGAGCAGTCTTCACAGAGGCTCTTATATTTACATGGTTTTTCTCCTATCAAATAACGACAATCTAATCTCAATTTCATACTTTTTCTCCTTTTGCCTTTTCCTTATTATATCTTATTGATATTTTAGTGTCAAATCATTTATAATTACCAGACATTTATAATTACCAGATATAATTATAGAAAAGAGAATATTTTGAAATTTTAGTAACATCATTTAGTAAAATATCTTTGTAATTTAGCGCCAGATTGTTTATAATTACCAAAAAATAAAATAAATGGTGGCTGTTCCGAATCAAAAGTGAACAATGGAAGTAAAAGATTTAGTGTTAGAGATTGGAAGTGAAGAGATGCCTTCTTATGCGATGGAAAAAATAATCCATCAATTAGGGGATAAGACTTTAAATATCTTAAAGAGAGAAAATTTATGGTCCGAAAACATAGAGACTTATGGCACACCAAGAAGATTAGTTGTCTTCATTAAAAATTTAGCTACTAAGACTAAAGAAATAACTCAAGAAATAATGGGCCCAGATATCCAAATCTCTTTCGACGAAAAAGGAAACCCTACCTCTACTGCTTTAGGTTTTGCTAAATCTCATCAAGCAAAAGTTACCGATTTAAAAATTAAAGAGACTCCCAAAGGAAAAAGAATATCTATCTCCAAAGTTATTTCAGGAAAAGATACGGCTTGTCTTTTACCGATTATTCTTCCTGAAATTATTAACTCTTTATCTTTGCCTAAGACCATGCGTTGGGAAGCTAAGGATATTAAGTTTATTCGACCCATAAGATGGATCCTATGTCTTTGGGGAGAAGAAAGAGTTAATTTTTCCTTAGGAAATATTATTTCTTCTGTTGTAACTTATGGCCATCGGTTTAAGACTAATCAAGGAATTGAAGTAGCTAAAGGAGAAGATTTCTTTAAAGTTTTAAGAGATAACTATGTGATCCTGGATCAAAAAGAAAGAAAAGCCCATATTTTATCTCAGCTGAAGAAAAAGACAGCGGAACTAAAAGCTATCTTAGTGGAAGATGAAGAATTATTAGAGAGAGTTACTTATCTGACTGAATATCCTTCCGTTTATTTAGGCAGGTTTAATCAAGAATTTGTTAACTTACCTCAAGAAGTCTTAATTACTTCCTTAAAAGAACATCAGCGATGTTTTTCTTTAAAAGATACTCATCATTGTCTGTTGCCTTACTTTTTATTAGTGAGTAACTCTTTTTCTAAAGAAGCAAGTGGTAACATTATTCAAGGTAACGAGAGGGTAGTATTAGCTCGTTTAACCGATGCTTCTTTCTTCTTTAAGGAAGATCAAAAGGTACTTTTAAAAGAAAGAGTGGAGAAAGAAAAAAATATCATTTGGCAGAATAAATTAGGATCTTTATGGGATAAGACCCAAAGACTGATTAATTTAGCTGAAATTATCTCAAAAGAGGTTAGTCCAAATCTAACTGAAGCCATTAAAAGAGCAGCTTTTTTATGTAAAGCTGATTTAAGTACCGAGATGGTCAAGGAATTTCCTAATCTTCAAGGAATTATGGGTTATTATTATGCTAAAGCTGCTGGGGAAAAAGAAGAAGTAGCTTTAGCGATTAAAGACCATTACTTGCCTCGATTTGCAGAAGATACCTTACCTCAAAACAAGATAGGAGCTATTTTAGGAATAAGCGATCGTTTAGATACCCTCGTAGGATGTTTTTCTCTTGGCATTTCTTATCATAGCTCTCAAGATCCTTATGGGTTTCGACGACAAGCCCAAGGAATAATTAATATTCTCTTAAATTTTAAAATAGACGTTTCCTTAGATAAATTAATAGATGAAAGTTTAAATATTTGGGAAATCAAAGAAGAAAGAGAGAGACTTAAAGGAAATATCAAGAGTTTTTTAGAAGAGAGAATTAAGTTTATCTTTAGTCAGCGGAAGATTGACTTAGATATCATTGAAGCTGTAAGTAAGAATTTTAGTCTTCCTAATCGAGCTTTAGAGATTAGTTATCTGATTAAAGAAAATAAACAGCAAAAAGAATTTTTAGAATTAGCTACAGCTCTTAAGAGAATTTATAATATTCTTCAAAAGAATACTTATGAGGGTAAAATAAAAGATAACCTTCTTTTAGAAGAAGGTGAGAAGAAGTTATTTGAAATTTACCAGGGTCTAAAAGGAGAGATACTAAAGATGTTATTAGAGCAAAGATACCAAGAAGCTTTAGATAAACTTACTTGTTTTACTCAGCCGATTAACTATTTTTTTGATAAAGTTATGGTGATGGTAGAGGATGAAGAGTTAAGGCAAAATAGGTTAGCTTTACTTTATCAAATTAAAGATCTTTCTTTGAAACTTATTGATTTTTCTAATCTTAAGATATAGATATAACGACAAAAATAGTTGACAAAATATAAAAAATTGGGCGGTGTCCGACAATAGTTTAGTTATAATGAGGTATCTGAAAAAAATATAAAAAAGGTGGATTATTCATTACAAATTTATCATTGCAAGGTGTAAATTTAAAATGCTAAATTTGCAATTTAAAATGAATTTATCCCCATCTTACACAATCTTACACAAGTTAGCTATTCGCAGGAATCACCTAAAAATTCGGGAATTTAGACTATAAGATTACCTATAGCCTTTTTCTCCCACGGAGTTATTAAAAGAGATGAAGAGGAAAGAACTAAAAGTCTAATTTTTTGGTAAAAAGAGGCGAATATATTTAAATGAATCTTATTATTCAAATTGGAAATAAAATTTTAGAATCTCTAAAAAATATTAACCAAATTATTCAATTACTTGTAGATGCTGTTATTTCTCTTTTTTATCTTCAAAAGAGTAGTTTAAGAGCAAACATGAATGTCCTCTTCTCCCAAATAAGGTTTACTGGAATAAATGCCTTACCCTTAGTTAATAAACTAGCGCTTCTTTTAGGAATAGTGGTCATTATCCAAGCAGCTACTTATTTACCAAAGATTGGTGCTTCTGACTATATTGGAAGCATTATCACCTTAGTTATTATTCGAGAATTAGGTCCCCTGATGGTAGCTTTTATCGTCATTGGCCGGTCAGGAACAGCTATTGCTACCGAACTATGTAGTATGAAGATTAACCATGAAATCAATGCTTTAGAAGTGATGGGTATTAATCCATATCAGTTTATCATTATTCCTCGGCTTTTGGGAGTAGCTATCTCTGTCTTTTGTCTGGTTGTCTATTTTGATGTGATTGCTTTGGGGGGTGGTTATCTGGTCTCTTATCTAAAGATAAAACTACCTCTAATTGCTTTTATGAGTGGACTAAAACAATCTCTGGCTTTGAAAGATTTAATCTTAAGTGGAGTTAAGGGTTTATTATTTGGCTTTACCATTGCCACGATTGGTTGTTATCAAGGGTTAATTATTAAAGGCTCGCTTACTGAGATACCCCAAGCAGCAACTAAGACAGTGGTTAGATCGATCTCAACTATCTTTTTCTTTAATAGTTTATTAGCTTTTATCTTCTATTATTCATAACTTTCTATTATTTATAACTATGGACAAAGAAGCTATTATTCGTTTAGAGAGGGTCTTTTTAGAAGATCTCAAAGGAGGTTCTTTAAGAGAGATTACTTTAAGTATTTATCCCGGAGAAATCTATGTCCTGACTGGCCCCACCGAAGCTGATAAAGTAACCTTCTTAAATCTTTGCTTAGGACTGATAAAACCTCAAGAAGGAGAAATCTTGGTAGGAGGTTATGATTTTAAAAGAGCTACTTACCACCAGCTCATAGATTATCGTCGTAAACTCCAAATTAGTTATATGGCTTACCCACCAGCTTTAATTAGTAATAGGTCGATCTTAAGTAACTTACTTCTTCCTTTGGAATACCACTTTCCTAAAGGCAATCATCTAAAAAGAACCAAAGAATTACTGGCTTTATTAGGGCTGTCTAAATATGAAGATAAATTACCATTTGAACTCTCTCTGGAAGAAAAAAGGTTGGTAGAATTAGCCAGAGCCTTAGTTAGTCAACCGCAGATTATCTTTTATCGCCAACCTTTAGAAAATTTTGACTCTTTTCTACAACAAAAGATTGTTAAGATCATTAAGCAGTATTCAGAAGAGATGAGTTGCACCAGTATAATTGTAGCTAATCATTGGCTGCCATTTATACCCATTGCTCATCGTTTTGGGATATTAGATCAGGGAAAGCTAATATACTGTGGTTCCCCAGAAGAGCTTTACGCTAGCAATGAGCCACCAGTCCAGCAATTTATTAATATTCAAAAAACTATTAGTTAGCTATATGCCAAACAAGGAGATAATCATGAATCTTGAAAGAAGATATAATTTTTTTGTAGGATTATTTGTCATTGTTGGATTATTAATCTTTGTAGGGGTAATCTTTATCACCTTCCAATCAAAGTTTATGAAGAAAGGTTACTACCTAAAGGTAAATTACCATAACCTTGGTGGTCTTCAAGAAGGAGATGAGATAACATTAGGAGGTTATCAAGTAGGACATTTAGACAAGATAGTCATGAGCTGTCAGCCAAAAGTTTATTTTAACTTATCCTTATTTATTGAAGAAGATGTAGTTATTCCTAAAGAGACGATCACTAAGATTGCCAGTAAAGGGCTGATTGGCCAAAAATATATTGAACTAATTCCACCTAAAGAGAGTAAAGGATTTCTTAAGCAAGGTGACCAGTTAAAAAGCCTGGAATTTGAAGGAGATGTTCTTTTAGCTAAAGCAGAAGAAGTAGCTGACAATTTTAACTTAGTCGCCAAAGATATCTCTGCTTTCTTCGAGGCTAATAAACTTAACCTGGCCTTAGACACCGTTAATAAAGAAGCTCAAGAAATAACGACTAACTTTAATCAGACTTTAAGTACCGTTAATAAAGAAGCTCAAGAAATAACGGCCAACTTTAATCTTCTTACTACAGAAGCAAAGGAAACTTTCCAGTTAGTCCAAAAAAACTTAATTAAGATTGAGCAAGTCATAGAAAGCTTTCAACAAACCACTAAAGATATTAGCCAGGCCACAGAGGTGGTATCTGGTCATAAAGAAGAAGTTACTAAAGTTATCTCTCAATTAGACCAGAATTTAATCTTGTTAAGTTCTGTTTTAGTTAATTTAAATGAAATTACCAGCGAAAATAAGAGCCAAATTAAGAATATCCTCCAAAATTTAGAAGTTACCAGTAAAGAAGTTCAAGGCTTAGCCAAGGATTTAAAAGAAAGACCCTGGAGATTAATCAGGAAAGAATAATCTTGACATCGACTCTTTGATGTGGTTATATTAACTAATAGTTTTTAAACTACTTTTTAAAAGTGAGGAAAAATTATGATTTCTTGTCGCGCTAGTAAATTATCTCCTTCAGCTACTTTAGCTATTACCTCTAAAGTAAACCAGATGAAAGCCCAAGGTATTGATGTGATTGGATTTGGTGCTGGTGAACCTGATTTTGATACCCCTCAAAAGATAAAAGAAGCTGCAATTATTGCTATCAAGCAAGGCCAGACTAAATATACGCCCACTTCTGGATTACCAAAACTTAAAGAAGCCATCTGTTACAAGTTTAAGACTGAGAATAATTTAAACTACACTCCAGAAGAAGTCATTGTCTCTTGTGGAGCAAAACATTCTCTCTTTAATATCATCTTAGCTCTTTGCAATAAAGATGATCAGGTGATTATTCCTGCTCCTTACTGGGTAAGTTATCCTGAAATGGTTAAATTAGCCGAAGCGGTGCCTGTATTGGTAAATACTTTAGAAGAGAATAACTTTAAACTTACTCCTGAGGCCTTTAGAGAAAATATTACCAAGAAGACTAAAGCGATAATTATTAATTCTCCTTCTAATCCGACGGGAATTTTATACGAAAAAGAAGAACTAAAAGAATTAGCCGAGATAGCCTTAGAAAATAATATTTTTATCATCTCTGATGAAATTTATGAAAAATTAGTCTATGAAGATAAGAAGTTTGTGAGTATCGCTTCACTTGGAAAAGAGATT encodes the following:
- the nadA gene encoding quinolinate synthase NadA, producing the protein MQKDLVAKIESLKKEKKVVILAHNYQRGEVQDIADFVGDSIDLSRKAATTSAEIILFCGVLFMAEAAKILSPGKVVLLPDLKAGCPLANMITLKELRQKKKEYPGAVVVCYVNSAVEIKAESDICCTSANAVKVVESIPQDKEIIFIPDKWLGDYTSRIAKRRLILWDGYCATHLKILPENILLLKERYPKAEIIVHPECTRDVIEMADQALSTMGIVKWVKESKATEFIIGTENGIIHRLKKENPEKRFFPASVLAECPNMKLTTLEKVLWALEEMKYQIEIEEDIRLKAKKAVERMLEI
- a CDS encoding prohibitin family protein, whose translation is MDERDIYRAKEAMQSAMKGGPMRLAVIIGAILIGFLFFHPWAMVGPGERGIVLNFGAVGKDVLGEGLHFRIPIMQKVVLMDVKVQKTGTDAASASADLQDVSSAVALNYHVIPDKANIVYQTLGIEFKERIIDPAIQEVMKAVSAKYSAEELITKRAAVSDSIKEELAERLLAYNIAVDAFSIVSFSFSEIFTEAIESKQTAEQLALKAKRDLDRIKIEAEQKITAATAEAESLRLQKVNITPDLIELRKIEANLKAIDKWNGILPQVTGSGAVPFISAGEIERR
- a CDS encoding radical SAM protein; translation: MKVVLANSVGIDKDGYYIVHSPSRWSFSAKDYKEQFTYYPWELAYTSSLLKRETNNKIKLLDGCLEKWDFKRYLEVLKEEKPDWLIMEPSSRTYDEDLRLALACKEVLGTKLVFCGQHAIAYPDEVLKAGIDYVGIGEYEYTVLELIQGKNPSGILGLYPNQRRPLLNFNTLPWPEDDDVARIKYHEPNCEYQEIQLYATRGCPLQCVFCVCGNLYYLKPNWRPRNPKEVVAELKYLRNKYPQMEGGFFDEEVHNASKAYILELSKAIVEAGLNDLHYTAMCGYWNLDQEMLAAMRKAGYYKLRIGIETASAKIAECIGLKSKFNIERLYQVLEEAKEAGMKIYGTFLFGALGSIKEEDEKTARLIQDITSKDLLCDLQISICTPQPGTPFYKIAQEKGYLINEDLRKFDGAQSAVISYPAYSSNDIYQTFRYAFQCYDQGLEERKRIKFLPKLINNLQIHLLDNIKKVLLLRSGRMWQVNLGMEALKKIFPDSKIDILCQANIKNVIEDNLNVNKIYVYGDGFINLDTFDKLLLPQLTNEDFDLVVVLYNNSTGRGFQEVNRLAMSLNPKKIIAINPDGEIEQVK
- a CDS encoding glycosyltransferase family 2 protein; the protein is MKVSLVITNWNGRKLLEECLPSILKVVDKDKDREYEVLIVDDCSQDNSVEFIKSNFPSFKVLIPERNLGFQGATNFGVLNSSGEVVILLNNDLKVREDSFFPLLEYFKREDVFAVGGKLFQFDETSYLAGNYRIIFKRGHFSIFTAPQSDTSYYIPFVCGGAGAFDKKKFLELGGFDNLFYPLYYEDIDICYRAWKRGWKCIYEPKSLMFHKHQATIATQVKKVKYLSGCNNYLFTWKNMTDFSYILAHLFFVPLFLLRDLIKRNFRFWRCIFKALKKLPQVLQKRKKEKGRDTLSDKEVLALFGAPYQNNL
- a CDS encoding glycosyltransferase family 9 protein; this translates as MKLRLDCRYLIGEKPCKYKSLCEDCSNYKPMGKRLLIIKLGAMGDVLRTTPLLKLLREKYDPGHITWVSDKASFQLLKENPLIDKLYILDLNTILRLQVEEFDILYCLDKDTGATSLASLVKSKEKLGYGLEAHGNIYPLNKEAEYSFQLGINDPLKFKKNKQSYQEFIFEAIGLKFQGEEYILPVSDEDLKYGQNLIKSKEIKEGDLVIGLNTGCGPIFATKKWTLEGYVTLANKLHRELKAKVLLLGGPEEVERNSQIKSLVDFPIIDTGCDNTLMQFAGIVNSCHLIITGDSIAMHFAIALKRLVLAIFGSTCAQEVYFYNRGKAMVPDLECAPCYRKICLDAPTSAKCMQLITVEEVYQEIVGLLKVHNLI
- the glyS gene encoding glycine--tRNA ligase subunit beta; the encoded protein is MEVKDLVLEIGSEEMPSYAMEKIIHQLGDKTLNILKRENLWSENIETYGTPRRLVVFIKNLATKTKEITQEIMGPDIQISFDEKGNPTSTALGFAKSHQAKVTDLKIKETPKGKRISISKVISGKDTACLLPIILPEIINSLSLPKTMRWEAKDIKFIRPIRWILCLWGEERVNFSLGNIISSVVTYGHRFKTNQGIEVAKGEDFFKVLRDNYVILDQKERKAHILSQLKKKTAELKAILVEDEELLERVTYLTEYPSVYLGRFNQEFVNLPQEVLITSLKEHQRCFSLKDTHHCLLPYFLLVSNSFSKEASGNIIQGNERVVLARLTDASFFFKEDQKVLLKERVEKEKNIIWQNKLGSLWDKTQRLINLAEIISKEVSPNLTEAIKRAAFLCKADLSTEMVKEFPNLQGIMGYYYAKAAGEKEEVALAIKDHYLPRFAEDTLPQNKIGAILGISDRLDTLVGCFSLGISYHSSQDPYGFRRQAQGIINILLNFKIDVSLDKLIDESLNIWEIKEERERLKGNIKSFLEERIKFIFSQRKIDLDIIEAVSKNFSLPNRALEISYLIKENKQQKEFLELATALKRIYNILQKNTYEGKIKDNLLLEEGEKKLFEIYQGLKGEILKMLLEQRYQEALDKLTCFTQPINYFFDKVMVMVEDEELRQNRLALLYQIKDLSLKLIDFSNLKI
- a CDS encoding ABC transporter permease, which encodes MNLIIQIGNKILESLKNINQIIQLLVDAVISLFYLQKSSLRANMNVLFSQIRFTGINALPLVNKLALLLGIVVIIQAATYLPKIGASDYIGSIITLVIIRELGPLMVAFIVIGRSGTAIATELCSMKINHEINALEVMGINPYQFIIIPRLLGVAISVFCLVVYFDVIALGGGYLVSYLKIKLPLIAFMSGLKQSLALKDLILSGVKGLLFGFTIATIGCYQGLIIKGSLTEIPQAATKTVVRSISTIFFFNSLLAFIFYYS
- a CDS encoding ATP-binding cassette domain-containing protein, whose translation is MDKEAIIRLERVFLEDLKGGSLREITLSIYPGEIYVLTGPTEADKVTFLNLCLGLIKPQEGEILVGGYDFKRATYHQLIDYRRKLQISYMAYPPALISNRSILSNLLLPLEYHFPKGNHLKRTKELLALLGLSKYEDKLPFELSLEEKRLVELARALVSQPQIIFYRQPLENFDSFLQQKIVKIIKQYSEEMSCTSIIVANHWLPFIPIAHRFGILDQGKLIYCGSPEELYASNEPPVQQFINIQKTIS